GGTTCTCTGGTTGGCCTGGTCCAGTCCAAATGGGCCGGCACTAGTGTCCTCGGTGTGGGCCACCGCGTTGTTCATGGCGGCACACGCTTTGCGCAACCCGTAGTGGTATCGCCCCAGATCCTAAAGGAGCTCTATCAGTTCGTACCGCTTGCCCCTTTGCACCAGCCGCACAACCTCGCAGCCATCGAAGCAGTCTCTGCGCGATTGCCCGGCGTTCCGCAGGTCGCCTGCTTCGACACAAGCTTTCATCTGGGCAGGCCGCAGGTCGCGGAACTGGTTCCGTTGCCCAGAGAAATCTGCCAGTCAGGGCTGCAGCGATATGGCTTCCATGGCTTGTCATACGAATACATTGCTTCCGTTTTGCCCGAGGTGGCCCCGCAGATTGCCAGCGGTCGCGTGATCGTGGCACATCTGGGGAACGGCGCGAGCCTGTGTGCTCTGCGAGATGGCAAGAGTATCGACAACACCTTCGGATTCACGGCGCTCGATGGACTTTGCATGGGAACGAGGCCAGGTTCGCTGGATCCAGGGGCGGTGCTGTATTTGTTTCAGGCTCTGGGGCTCTCTGCCAAAGAAGTTGAGACGATTCTTTACGAGAAATCCGGCCTGCTGGGGATATCAGGCGTCAGCAGCGACATGCGTGATCTGCTGGCTGCAAGTGAGCCGGCAGCCCAACTGGCGGTTGCCTATTTTGTATACCGCGCGGCGAAGGAAATCGGCGCCATGGCTGCCGTCCTGGGTGGCGTCGAGGGGCTGGTCTTCACCGCCGGCATCGGCGAGAACTCCCCTGAAATCAGGCGAAGGATTTGCGAAGCTTCATCATGGCTCGGCTTGGAACTGGACGAGCAGGCGAACGCAAACAGGGGCGCTCGGATTTCCACTCCCCGAAGCAGAGTCTCCGTCTGGGTAATTCCCACGAATGAAGAACTGATGATCGCCAGGCATACCGGGTCACTGCTGGGGTTGACCCATTAGCCTGTCTGCGCGGACCAGCACCGACAGAGGCTCCCGGATTCTGCCGCAGGCTTGGCACGGAAACGCGATGTCGAGTCCCTGACGCAAAAGGGCCACACCGGCGGCACAGAGCTCCCAGCTCCCACCCACGCTGGTAGATTAGACCAGCAGGCCCTGGCGTTGGGTTGCTTTCAGTTGAAGGCGGAATTCCCTGCAGATTTCCCTTCGATCGGCGGAAGAAAGCGCCGCCAGGGCCTCAGCGGGAGTGGGATAGTGGTCTGCAAGGTGATACTTGCCGCTCAGGAGGACGGTGACCGCAATCAGCCCCAGAATTTCCTCGTCCCTCGGTTCGCGGTCTG
This Terriglobia bacterium DNA region includes the following protein-coding sequences:
- a CDS encoding acetate/propionate family kinase; this translates as MDGNALVLNVGSSSLKFCVFLLKDKKQWEILARGEIEDIGTSPHLSAKDGHGEVLADIYLEDTVRDGQAAIGSLVGLVQSKWAGTSVLGVGHRVVHGGTRFAQPVVVSPQILKELYQFVPLAPLHQPHNLAAIEAVSARLPGVPQVACFDTSFHLGRPQVAELVPLPREICQSGLQRYGFHGLSYEYIASVLPEVAPQIASGRVIVAHLGNGASLCALRDGKSIDNTFGFTALDGLCMGTRPGSLDPGAVLYLFQALGLSAKEVETILYEKSGLLGISGVSSDMRDLLAASEPAAQLAVAYFVYRAAKEIGAMAAVLGGVEGLVFTAGIGENSPEIRRRICEASSWLGLELDEQANANRGARISTPRSRVSVWVIPTNEELMIARHTGSLLGLTH